GAAGTCTTCAGCTCCAGTGGTCAGCGCGCGCAGCCCTGCAATCAGTGCTGCATCTATCAGGATCAGAACTATTCGGAAGGGGCAGTGGTGAAAGCCGACGGCGTGCTGCTTCAGTGTCAGCGCGATGAGAAAACCATCAGCACGAATCCGCTGGTCTGGCGGCGCGTAAAAGGATAAAGGCTTCCAGCAGCGGAATATCGGCGGGCGCGAGATCATACGCGAACGCCTCGTGCGGAGTACACCACACCAGATTGCTGTGATAGTGCGCGGTCGGCTCGCCGCTGAAGGTCGGGACGTACCAGGCGTGCAGATGAATCAGCCGCCCGGAGACTTCCCGCTGATGGCTGGCAACGTACTGCGTCGGCTGCGCTTCTATCCCTAACTCTTCGCGCAGCTCGCGGGACAGCGCCTCGGGCTGCGTTTCATCGGCTTCCACTTTACCGCCAGCGAACTCCCACATTCCAGGTTGATCCGCTTGTGCAGGACGCTGGGCGAGAAGAATTTTGCCTTCTTTTTCAAGGATGGCGGCAACAACATCGAGAGTTTTCAGCATGGTCGTCAATAATTGCAGTTTAAAAACGACATATTATCGTCGACTTGCAAAGAGTCCAGCCATCAGGAGCGTTCGGTGAAAGAAACATCCGCCTGGGTCCAGCCCGTAAAATCCATCCCCGCTAGCCTAAAGCCCATTGCAGCAATGCAGAAAAAACACTTCGGTGTGGTGCTCAATCCCACCCGCTGGTGGGGAAGAATGCCGCGTCTTTTCTGGCTGGTGGCGCTGTTTGTCGGTTTCCTGGAACGCAAAAATGCACGACTGGAACCTAAGTTGCGTGCGCTGCTGATGACCCGCATTTCGCAGCTCTGTCACTGCGCGTTTTGTATTGACGCCAACAGCCTGCGTCTGGCCGAACGCTGCGGCGCGCTGGATAAGGTTCAGGCGGTGAGCGACTGGCGAGAGTCTGCGCTGTTCAGCCCGGAGGATCGTGCCGCGTTGGATTACGCCGAAGCAGTGACCGCCACGCCGCCGCAGGTCACAGATGCAATCAAAACCGAATTGAAGCGCTATTACAGCGATGAACACATCACCGAAATGACGGCCTTGATTGCTTTTCAGAATCTCTCGGCGCGTTTTAACGCCGCGCTGGAGATCCCATCCCAGGGCCTTTGCGACGCATCCAAAGGAAAACCGCATGTTTGATCGTCATCTTCATCCTCGCCTTAAACCTGCGCTCAACCGCCTGGTGGCGCTGATTGATAAGCCGTACATCAGCGCCGACGGCGTGACGCTGGCGGGTTTTGCTATCGGCGTACTGGCCCTGCCTTTTCTGGCGTTGGGCTGGTATGTCGCCGCGCTGGTTGCCATTATACTGAATCGCTTATTCGACGGGCTGGACGGCGCACTGGCCAGGCGTCGCGGATTATCGGACGCGGGCGGATTTCTCGATATCGCACTCGATTTTCTGTTTTATGCCCTGGTGCCGTTTGGTTTTGCGCTCGCCGCGCCGCTGGAAAATGCGCTGGCCGCCGCCTGGCTGCTGTTTGCGTTTATCGGCACCGGCAGCAGTTTTCTGGCCTTTGCGGCGCTGGCTGCAAAGCACGATATTGATAACCCGGGCTACGCGCACAAGTCGTTTTATTACATCGGGGGATTAACGGAGGGGACGGAGACCATCGCGTTGTTCGTGCTGTGCTGCCTGTTTCCGGCGCACTTTACGCTGTTCGCCTGGATCTTTGGCGCGTTGTGCTGGCTCACCACCACAACGCGCATCTGGAGCGGGTATCAGACCCTGAAAGCGCTCAAACCTTAAAGGGTGCTTTCCGGCGTCAACGGACCGGTGGTGGTCGGGTTACTCGGGTGGCTGCTCCATTCGTACCAGCCGCCGTCATAGACCGAGACGTTTTTCCAGCCCATCGCGCGCGCGTACATGAAGGTTTCTGACGCGCGCCAGCCGGTGCCGCAGTAGAAGGCGACGTGCTGATCGGGCAGGATATTCCATTCTTTCCACATCGCGGCGATATCATCGGCGCTGCGCATGGTGCCGTCCGGGTTGTGGAAATCTTCCATATGGGTAGCATCGCTGCCCGCATGGCCCCAGCGTGCGCCCGCAATTTCACCTTTTGGCTTGATGTAGCTGTAGCCGCTGGTTTCGCCGGTGAATTCCGGCCATGAACGAATGCTCACCAGCGACGCGTCTTTGCGATGCAGCATCCCGCGCGCCTGTTCCATATCCACCATCAGCTGCGGCTGGCCTGGAATCGGTGCGCCGAAATCACTCGCTGGTGTCACTTTCGCTGGCATTCCGCGCTCGACCGGCAGATCGGCGTCGGACCAGGTTTTCCAGCCGCCATCCAGAAGACGCACATCTTTCACTCCCG
Above is a window of Lelliottia jeotgali DNA encoding:
- a CDS encoding 5-methyl-dCTP pyrophosphohydrolase → MLKTLDVVAAILEKEGKILLAQRPAQADQPGMWEFAGGKVEADETQPEALSRELREELGIEAQPTQYVASHQREVSGRLIHLHAWYVPTFSGEPTAHYHSNLVWCTPHEAFAYDLAPADIPLLEAFILLRAARPADSC
- a CDS encoding phosphatidylglycerophosphate synthase; this encodes MFDRHLHPRLKPALNRLVALIDKPYISADGVTLAGFAIGVLALPFLALGWYVAALVAIILNRLFDGLDGALARRRGLSDAGGFLDIALDFLFYALVPFGFALAAPLENALAAAWLLFAFIGTGSSFLAFAALAAKHDIDNPGYAHKSFYYIGGLTEGTETIALFVLCCLFPAHFTLFAWIFGALCWLTTTTRIWSGYQTLKALKP